The Anaerobaca lacustris genome includes the window ACCTTCCGCTACCCATCCGGCCGGTGGCAGCCTCAAGACGCCGCACAGCGAAGGCTTGGCGGTAGCCGCATCCGAAAACCGAGCCTTCGCCCTTGCCCTGTCCGCCCGGACGGGCTACCATTGTGGCCGAAGGTCGCAGACAATCGCATGACGTCAGTGCAAGAGACACAGGATCGGCGGAAAGCACCTGCGATATCCCCCCCTGCGCCCCGAAACACGTATGGTGTCACCGGAAATTCACCCTGCGCCCCGAAACACGTATGGTGTCACCGGAAATTCACCGGATATCCCCATGCCGTTGGACACCTATGTGTTTCAGCGAGATCGAAAGCATATGGGAAGATATCTGTTGAAATCATGTCCCTGGCGTCGTGGGGCACCGTTTCCAGCCTGTCTGGAGTTCATGTTTGCACCAGCGAACTTCTGTTGCTAACATACCCTTCCAGACTAGTGAGTGGACTTGACAGGAGACATGACATGAGGAAGAAAAGAAAGCCATTGCGCCAGTTGCTTTATTTAGCTACTCTGCTCGCTGTTGCGGTGTACGCTTCGTCGTGTGAGAAATCGACACCCAATGAGTCGCGTTCATATCGCCTTTCGCGCGGCGGGTACTCTCCGGACGCGGGTGCGGTTCTTCTGGCTCTTCACTTTCATGGCGGTGAACGAGCGGGTACTACTGTGTTGGTAATGTATGTCGAGCGAGAGCAATCGATGAATGTCGTATACGGTCCGCCCCAGGGGAAACTGTTTGATTTTGCTTGGTCTCCGACGCGTGATACGTTTGCCGTAACTCACGGGAGCGGAGTGGCCCTGTTTCGGAAGGATGGCCCTGAAGAGAACTACCAGGGAACGACAGTTCAGTGTCTGATAGACGTCCTTTACACTCATTGCGCTTGGAGTCCCTCCGGGGAGTGGCTGGCCGTGGTTTGTTTCGACCTGGAGAAGGCCTCTGAGAACAGACTAGGTTTGTACAAGGTGAAGGATGAAACGTTTATGATAACAGAACTGTCCATTGACCCTCGCCCTCTGATTTGGGAAGACGATACCACACTCCACGCTGTGAAGAATGGCAACATCCTTGAGGTAGGAATGCGTGCGGGGAATCCCAGACTGATACGAAGCACTCCGCTCGACGAGGGAGTGTCAGAGTTCTGCGGCATGTTCGGTAATCGGCCACTGGTTCGAAAAGGCAGGGATGTATTCCTTGGTGACAAGGTATTGATCGAGCTGGATAGTGGCGAAGGACGCAGAGTGATCGCGACGAAATCGCTGATATTCGTGTCTGCCTCTGCAACAGATTTCACCGTATTCAACCATCATGGGCACGAGGTCGGCAAAGCAAGTCCGGGAAAGGTAGTCTACCTGGGCTCGATTGGCGAGGATTCTCGTACCGTGTACGGCTTGGCAGGCAGCATGCTTTTGCGCGTCCATCTGGATAACACTACGCTGAAGGTGGAGGACGTGAGTGATCTCGATGGTTTCCACTAGCCATGTAGGATGGGCTTTAGGCCATGCGGCCGATTGAAGATGCAGCATGGGCTGAAGCCCATCCTACCAGCTTGAGACTTCAAACTCCAGTGGCCGGTGGCAGCCTCAGGATGCCGCGCAGCGAAGTCCTGGCAATGGCCGCGTTCGAGAAGCGAGCATTCGCCCTTGCCCCGTCCGGCCGGACGGGCTACCATTGTGGCCGAGGGTCGCAGACAATCGCATGACAGCAGTGCAGGAGACAGAGAATATACGGAAAGCATGCGCGACATCCGCGCGTGCGCCACGGGCGGGTACATGCGAATCCACAACCTGGGGTGCGTCCCCATTTCTGGTTCCGTTATTGACCGCGCAACCGTTCAGCATCCTCTTCCGGCAGCGCAGGGTTGATCTGCATGCCTGAGCCAATCTCGAACCCGGCCGGCGTGGTCTGCCGTGGACGGATTTGGAGCAGCCAATGCAGGTGCGGGGCAATCGTGCCCTGTCTCGAAGCGCTTCGGATCACATAGTTGTAATCAGGATCACCCAACACATCGTGCAACCGCTGAAGAGCGTGCTTCAGCGCCGCCGCCAGGTGCTTTCGCTCCTGTGGCACGATCGAGCTGAATGTCGCACAGTGCTGTTTCGGAACGATCCAGACTTCGCAGGGGACTTCAGCCGCAAAGGGGACCCAGGAAAGGAACGAATCGTTCTCGTAGACCGTCCTGGCCCCATCGGCACGCTCGTATTCGAGCATCTCGCACAGGACACACCTCCCGTTCTCACGATAGTATTCGGCCGCCACCGCCTCATGATGCGCGACCGATTCCGGCACAAGGCCCGTGGCGACAATCTGCGAGTGGGGATGTAGCAGGGACGTGCCGGCCAGGCGACCGTGATTGCGGAACACGACAACGGCTTCGATCGCTTCATCAATGCGGAACAGGTCGCTGGTTCGCCGGGCGTACGTCTCGATCACCGACTCCACCTCGGCCGGCGCCATCAGCGGGACATCGCGATTGTGAAAGGGCGTCTCGATCACGACTTCGTGTCGGCCATAGTTGGTCGTGGTGCGATACGGACCGACATTCTTCCCGGCCACGTCAACATCGGGACAGAAAGCCGGATACTTGTTCGGCACCACCCGCGTCTGCCAGCGATGTGAGTCGTCGGCGGGAAGCTCGAAGAGAATCGGTGGGATCATCGACTCGTTGCCGATGCAGAACGGACAGCGTGCGTCTTTCTCCGGCAACTCACCAGCCACCGGCTCCGCCGGCTCCATCTCGGACGGCCGGCGCGCCCGGCCGGGTGCGTAGACCACCCAGCGATTGGTCAACATATTCTGGCGTATTGCGCCTGTGGTCGATCCCTGCATGTCGCTGCCCCGCTTCTGCGCGGATCAAGGCCAGTAATTGGGCCTGCCGTAGTAGTCGTACATCTGGATTTCATATTCGCGGTTCACCCCGGCCGATGAATCGTACGCCGGAGCGTTCCTGACCTTCTCCTTGGCGACGTCGACATGTACGGCCTGATCGTCCCAGCGAATCTCCCTGGCCCAGTCGGGAGGAATCAGCACGGTGCGACCCGGCAACCACTTTCTGGTGTCCACAACCAGATAGCGAATGATCCAGTTCTCATCGCTGGCAATGAAATCCTCGACGCGTCCGATCTCACCGTCGCTGGCGTGGATGCGATAGCCCGTCACTTCGCGCGTGCTCCGCAAGTGTGGATCTCCCTTCGTGGCGGCTTTAGCGTCGTCCGGGTCCACCGGTGGAGGCAACGGCACACCGCCGGCCGGCACACCGTAACCCAATCCCCAATACGGTGCCCAGCCGTAGTGCTGATGCAGTTCAATCTCGCGTTGCCGTGAAACGGGCTTGTCCGTATCAATGTCCGGAGCATTCTTCACCTGTTCCTTGGTCAGGGCGACCGGGAAGATATGATCCGGCCAATTCGGACGGCCCAAGGCAGATACCGCAATCAGCACTTTGCGGCCGGGCAGCCACCTGCCCGTATCGGCCACCAGGTAACGAATGCACCACGTTCGACCGTCGAAAAGGAACGAATGCACCTTACCGATCTCGTCGTCGGTTGCACCGATCGCATAGTCGCGGAGGCCTCTAAGACTGCGTAGCATCTTCTTCTCTCCTTTCGCGCAACGGCCCGCGACGGTATGCTCCGCCGCAGTCAGTGGTCTACGTCGATTGCGTTGGCGTCGCCTCCATTATGTACGTTATCCTCGACGAGACGTTCACAGGGGTTTTCCCCCATTCGCCCCCCCCCCCCGCATTGCCCTGTCCGCCAGCTCTCGCAGTCTACCGTCCGCCGTGCCCGGACCGGAGGCGATAGACTGTTTCGAAGGCATTCATCAGATCGAGGTATTGCTCGAGCAGACGGCTCAGAAGGAATTTGTCTCTTACCGTCTCACGGGCCTTGGCTCCCATCTGCCGGCGCAGCGACTCGTCCTTGACCAGTTGAACGATTCGGTTGGCCGCCTCCTCAACGGAGGAAACAAGAAACCCATTGACGCCGTCTTCGATCTGGTAGCGAATGCCCCCCACGTTGCCGCCGATCACCGGCGTGCCCTTCCACATCGCCTCGGCGACGGTCAGGCCGAATCCCTCACGGATCGACTTCTGCAAGACCACGGCGGCGCGCCGCTGCAATGCGTTGACCAGGGCTGTGTCCTCTCGGCTGAGGATAATGATTCGCTCCTCCCGGCACTCCAGCAGCGATTCGTAGACCTCCGCCCCCTCCGGGTCGTCCGTGGCCACATTGCCCAACAGTACAAGCGTCGCGTCCACCTCCTTGCGAGCCATTCGAAAGGCCTCGATGACGCCTTTCGGGTCCTTCCAGCGGTCAAACCGCGAGATCTGCACCACCAGCGGAAGGTCCGTGGGAATGTCGTAGTGGGCGAGACGTTCGTCCGTCTCCTCGTCGCTGAACTCTCTGTTCTTGATCGAGAACGGATCGATCGCAGGCATGAAGAACAACTGGGGTGTACGGAGTTTCTGCCGGTACTCTGCGATACTGAAGATCACGGCATCATAATGCTCGACATGCTCCGACATGTATTGCCACAACTCCGGACTCGGCCTCGACAGATCAATGTGGCACCGCCAAACCCACGGCCCCTTCTTGTGATAGTGCCGCACCATGCCCAACGGTTGCGGGTCGTGCACGATCACCATGTCGTGGTCCAGATGATTCCGCACCACATTCTCATAGACCACCTCTTCGTACAATCGCTTCTTTCGTTCTGAGAGATTGATCTCGCCGCCCTGCAGCGCGTTGTGCATCTTCTTGGTAACGCCGAAGAAGTCGGGCGAGCCCTGCATGACGCGCCAGCCCGCCTTGATCCCCACGCTGTTCATCAGCAGCGTCAGGGAGGACAGCAATGTGGCCACCCCGCCTCCATAGTACGTCGAATTCACATGGGTGAGGTGAAACCCATTCAGCGGCTCCTTCTTCCTGCAGATTCTCTCCGTCGCCTCGGGCCCGATGAACTGTTCGTAATCTTCCAGATGGACGAGTCTGCCGTTGGTCGCCATGAAACCTCTCCAACACATGTGGCTCACAGTGGACTGCGCTGACGATCCAGCGGTCCGCGCTATTGTGCGAGCGTACACATTCGGACCGCGCCTGTCCGACCAGGAAATTCCTGTATCCAATGAGAGGAAAACCTCGCGGCCGTCGCGCAGCGCGGCCCGTACGCCTACCTGAACTTCCCGGAAGACTTCGCCCCGGAGTGACCCGAGCGCGGACCTTGCGGGCTTGCGAGGCGGGGTGTAGACTCGTGGAAAAACGAAAGGAGACTCCGATGATCGCAAGAGCATTGGCAATCGTGTCGGTCCTCGTGATGGTGGCGGCCGTGAGTGCCGCCCAGGACAGCGTCGTGTCGCCCGGGGCGGAGATGACGAAGCTGGCGGGCGGTTTCCGGTTTACCGAAGGGCCGGCGGCCGACGCGGAGGGCAACATCTACTTTACGGACATCCCGAACAACCGCATCCTGAAATGGGCGGTCGAGGCCGGGCAGCTCAGTACGTTCCGCGAGGACTCCGGCGGCGCCAACGGCCTGTACTTCGACCGCGAGGGCAACCTGCTGGTCTGCGAAGGCAGCGGCGGGCGGCTGGTGGCGATCTCGCCGGACGGCAAGCTGACCGTGCTGGCCGACACGTACGACGGCAAAGCCTTCAACAGCCCCAACGACCTGTGGATCGACCCGAAGGGCGGCGTGTACTTCACCGACCCGCGTTACGGCAGCCGGGACAACCTGCCTCAGGACGGCGAACACGTGTATTACCTGACGCCCGACCGCACGAAGGTGATCCGCGTGATCGACGATATGGTGCGGCCCAACGGCCTGATCGGCACGCGCGACGGCCGTCTGCTCTACGTCGCCGACCATGGCGACAGCAAGACCTTCGTCTATACCGTCAACGAAGACGGCACACTGTCGGGCAAGAAGCTCTTCGCTCCCGAAGGCTCCGACGGCATGACCATCGACAATCGGGGCAACATCTACCTGACCACCCGCGTCGTCGCCGTCTACAGCTCCGAAGGTGAGAAGATCGAGGAGATCAAGGTCCCCGAAGGCCCCGCCAACCTCACATTCGGCGGCGCGGACCGAAGGACGCTCTTCATCACCGCCCGCACATCGCTCTACAGGATCCCGCTGGCGGTGCGCGGCATCCGAACGCCGGTCATGCCGGCGAGAGAACGCGGCGCCCGGCAGCGCCAGCGGTGAGGGCCGTTCAGGCTGTCGCCTACGAGAAAAAGGACTTGACTTGGGCCGCCCGGTGTGTTAAGATAGGCATGTTGCAGCTTTTGGGGATTTTGTATACACCGGCAACTCGGCCCAGACCACGCCGCGCGTGCGGGGTGATATGCCGTATCAAGGGGGGGCTGGTACCTCTCTTCCCGGCTCCGTCTGCCCGAGATCACGGTAGGAGGTGAGCGAACGATGAAGACCGCACACGCACTCGGATTGATCGGTTGCATCATGTTGCTGGCCGGCACGGCGAACGCCGGCGTCACTACGATCCGGCAGACGCTGGACTACACCTGCAACGGGGAATGGACCGAGCCCTGGTTCATTCCGCCGGACATCATCCGCGATCACTCCCCCTACCACCGCGGGATGCGGGAGGACTGGGGCTGGACGCATGACATCCACGATCGCATACCATCCGACGCCAAGGGGATTCTCTCGGCGACGCTGTCGATCAGCGTGTGGGACGTCGATGCCGGCATGGAGAATGGAATCTACGTCAATGGCGTTCGGATCGGCATCCTCAGCGAAACCGGGGATTGGGCGTGGGGGACCTCCACCTTCACTCTGCCGAGTTCGGCGCTGAGCGACCTGTGGAGCAACGGCATCCTGGACGTCCGTCTGGACATCGACGAGAATCTCACCGGGGCGCGCATCACGCTCGGTTCGGCCACGCTGACGGTAAACTACAACGTCAGCGGCAAGGGGACGCCGGCGCGTCTGTCCGTGCACCGGTTCTGGTCGGCGGCGCTACAGAGCTACTTCTACACCGCCAAGGAATCGGAGAAAGAGAAGCTCATCAGCGACCCGACCAGCACGTGGGTTTATCAGGGTGTCGAGTACCAAGCCCTTCCGGCTGACCTTGAGCCCGGCAGCGCGCCGGTGTACCGCTTCTGGTCCGACACGTTCAAGACGCACCTCTATACGATCGATCCAGCCCTGCGAGAGGAGATCAACGAGAAGTTCCCGTCGATATGGACCGACCAGGGCGAGGCGTTCTGGGCCTTCCCGCCGGACGTCCAGGCGCCTGGAACGATTCCGGTCTATCGGTTCCGCTCGGACATCATCCAGCGCTATTTCTATACGATCAACGAGGCGCAGAAGGACAGACTCATTCTCGAGAACTCCGACGTCTGGATGTTCGAGGGCGTCGCCTGGCACGCGTTCGCGTACCAACCGGCCCAGTAGCCTTCGTATCGCGGTCTACCGTTTCGAGCCGAGGCAGTATGCCAGAAACTCGTAGATCCGGGAATTGGACTCGGCGGTGGGCGCGTGCGTCTGCCGGTTGGTCATCGCAACGCGATGGGATCGGCCCAGGAGCGTATTGACGGCAACGGTATGGTTGAGGGCCCGCCAACGATCGGGCGGGTCTTCGGCGCCGCCTGAGACCAGGAACGGACGTGGGGCCATCAGCGCGTGGAGTTCGTGCAAGTCGCGGCCCGTCTCGACCATCTGCCTGTACGGGCCAGTGCGCAGGCTCGTCTCGCTGGGAACGCCCCGCTGCCGCTGGACGTCCGGGTCCCATCCGAGGTACCACGGCTCCCAGTAGTTGACGTTGGGCCGGGCCTCATCGAAGACGATCCCGGGGTCCGACCACGCCGCGCAGGCGAACCTGTCATAGAGACACGAGGCGAACATCGCCCACTTGCCGCCATAGGAATGGCCCACGACGCCGATGCGGTCGGGATCGACCTGCGGCAGATTCGCCAGGGCCGTGTGGCAGTTGGCAGCGACGTACGCCAACGCCGATAGCGGCTGGAGCGGAGGCCGCCCTGTCGGCACGTCCCAGAGCGGCTTGTACGGGGCATCGAGACTGGCGAATTCCGGCGTCCCGATCGACAGAGCGACGAATCCGCGCAGAGCCAACTGATAGCCGAAATCGCGAAGCTCCCTGCCCAACCCGACGCCCGTCTCGGCGTCATAGTAGACCACGAGCACGGCAGGAAACGGCCCGGCACCGTCGGGAACGAGCAGATAGCCGGCCGCGGTCTGCTTGCCTGGGGCAATCTCCACACGCACCTTGTGCTGGGCGACGCCATCACGCTCGGTCTGCTCGAGGTATCGAATCTCGGGACTGGCGATCAGCGGCGGCCAGTCACCGAGCCAGTCGCGCCACGCGGCGAGGATCTCCTCGCGCCGTCTGGGCCAATCCTCCGGCGTCTCCACGGGCGAGCCGTCGTCGAACATCAGAGGCGATCGATAGACGCCGAGGTCGCCCACGAAAGCTGCCGGCGGCTCGAAGAACGGACGAATGCTCTCCGGCGGAAGCCAATCCGATGCCATCGACAGGAACGCAAACACGCCGAGAAGCAGCCCCATAGTATCAACCTCCCTGGCAGAAAAGACAAAGGCCCGATGGCTGGCACGCGGTCCGGCACATCGGGCCTTCGATGTCAATCAAGCCATCGGCCTCAGACCAGTGGGTCGCGACCGGTGGGGACCGGGTAGTAGAGCGGCTTGCCGGCCATGATGTCCGCCTGGCTCGGCACCAGACTGTGCTTGGATTCGTTCATCAGCCAGTCCCACGTGATGACCTGGCCCGTGCAGGCGGCGATGTAGGCGCCGATCGCGGTCAGCGTGCTCTCGGCGATCCGCTGGCCCTCGTTCAGCACGTTGCCGCTGCGGATGCTGTTGATCAGGTCGATGTGCTCGCGGAGCATGCCGTCGACGTTCTCGCCCTGGTAGGTCCAGGCGTTCTGGCCGGTGATGTTGTGGTTGCAGTCGCTGGTGCCTTTGGTGCCCACGATCTTCTCGCCGTTGCGGCCGGTGCCCGGACTGTGGCCGCTGAAACTCAGGCAGCGGGCGCCGTTGGGGTATTCAAACTCGGCGTACACGTGGTCCCAGATGTCGCCGTTGTACTTCTCCCAGTTCTCTTCGCTGCCGGTGTATTTCCGGCAGACTTCCTTGGCGGTCCGGACCTGGCCTTCGTTGTGGTCGCGCCATTGACGTCCGCCAACCGCCATGAACTTGGCGGGCGGACCATCGAAACACCAGTTCAGCACGTCGATATTGTGAATGTGCTGCTCGCAGATCTGGTCGCCGGAGAGCCACGTGAAGTGGTACCAGTTCTCGCACTGCCAGTCCAACTCGCTCATGCCTTCGCTGGCGCCGCGGAACCAGATGCCCCCGCCGTACCAGTAGCACTGGCCGCCGACCAGTTCGCCGATCGCGCCGTCGTGGATGCGCTTCATCAGTTCGATCCGGCTGAACTCGTGACGCCGCTGCGTGCCGCAGACGATGGCCAGCCCTTTGTCCTTGGCCAGCTTCGAGGCGGCCATAAACTCCTTGCACCCGGCCACGTCGGTCGCGATGGGCTTCTCCGTGAAGACATGCTTGCCCGCCTTGATCGCGGCCATCATCTGGCGAGGACGGAACGCCGGCGCGGTCGCCATCAACAGCAGATCGGCCTCGCATTTCGCCAGCTTCTCGTGGCAGTCGTAACCCCAGTACAGATGATCGTCGTCGATCTTGATCCGACCGGTGTACTTCTCATCTCTCATGATGCGATCGCGCGTGCTCCTGACCTTGCTCTCAAACAGGTCGGCCAGCGCGATGATCTCGATCCCCGGGTCCGCCTCAAGGCACTGACGCATGGCGCCGTTGCCTCGCCCCCCACAGCCCAGCAGGCCGACCTTGATCTTGCCTGCGCCTTGGGCATAAGCCATTTGGCCGATGGCGGCGGCCGTCGCCACCGCACCGGCGGTCTGTTTCAACGTGCTGTTATCTTTCTCTGATGATGCCATATCAGCAATCTCCTTCGTTCGGTATTTCGTAGCCATCTCGTGGTCCAAGCCCACATCTCCGGTCGATTCGCCGACCCTGCCTATCCCCGTCTCTGTCGCTGCGGGAAGCCGAGCAGCTCATACTGACCGGGAATCGCCACGGCAGGCACCGGCATGGAATCGCTGAGCTTCAGATCGGGCGACGGAAGCAGATCCAGCGTGCAGCGGCTCGTGAACCACGACGTCTTGAATTGCTGACGGGAATAGGCGGATTCGCGCCCCATGATCGCACAGAGCGTACTGCCGGCAACCGTCTTGCCCTCATTGAGCGGTTTGCCGCTGCGAATGCTTGCGATCAGGTCGGTGTGCTCCTGGACGTACGGGTTGCTCCGTGGGCCACTGTAGCGCCAGGCGTTCTCACCCTCGATCCGACCGCTGCAATTGGTCCATCCCTTCGTGCCGACGACCCGTTCGCTGACGTTGCCAGCGGTGCCTTCGATCTGGCGGCACGTGCTGATCGTCCGCACGTCGCCGGGATAGCTGAACTCGACCCCGAAGTGGTCGAAGATATGGCCGTATTCCTCGCCGGTACGATACTGCCGCCCGCCGATGCCGTGCACCGTCTCCGGAAGCACGTCGCCGAAGGCCCAGTTGACCACGTCGAGGTTGTGCACGTGCTGCTCGACGATGTGATCGCCCGACAGCCACGTGAAGTAGAGCCAGTTGCGCATCTGCCATTCGACGTCGCTTTCGCCCGGCCGACGTTTGTGGCACCAGAGCCCGCCCATGTTCCAATAGCACTGGGCCGAAACGATCTCGCCGATCGCGCCGTCCAGGACGCGTTTCATGGTCTCGACATACTCGAACTGGTGACGCCGCTGCGTGCCGGCGACGATGCCGAGGCCCTTCTGCTCGGCCAGTTCGGAGGCCTCAATCACCACTTTGATGCCCGCCGGGCAGACGGCCACCGGTTTCTCCATGAAAACATGTTTGCCCTGCCGAATGGCCTCGGCAAGGTGAGGCGGGCGAAAGCCGGGAGGCGCCGCCAGGATGACGAAATTCACATCGTCCAGGGCCATCAGCTTCTTGTAGGAGTCCAGACCGACGAAGCAACGATCGTCCGGCACGCTGAAGTCACCCTTGAGCTTCGCGATCCGGTCGCCGAAGGCATCCGCCAGCGCCACGATCTTCACGCCCGGCGACGAGTTGACGCAGTCATGTGCTGCGCCGCTGCCCCGTCCGCCACAGCCGACCACGCCGACCCGTATCGTATCACTGCCCTGGGCGTAGGTCAGCGACCCGGGCGTCCCCGTCAGGACCAGAGTCCCGGCCGCCACAGCCGAACTCTTCAGTAGTTCCCGTCGTGTCCATTTCTGCTTGTGCGCCATACTCGACTCTCCAAACTTGATGTTAGGGTTCAATCTCCTGCCACCTCCCAATGCCGCCGACCCAATTTGAAAACCGCCGTGTAGCTGACAGATCCGATGGATCGGTGCGGAAAGGACAACGGCCCGGCGTTGTGCCTTCTGGCTACCTCGCCGCCCATTCCTATCGCAACTGCAGATTCAGGAGCAACCATACTCATCCGTAAGACGTGTTTCAATCGCAGATTATTGGTAGTAAAGCACTTTCCTGCGTACTTCGCAAGTGTGTTTCACCCAATCCTCAGGCATTTCCAGACGCTGCCGATGGCGACCCGGCAAAGAAAAAGGGGCTGCAAGCCAGGCCTGCAACCCCATCGATTGCCCACTCGTGGCGGCCTTCGAGCGGCCGCTATGCGGAGACTACTATTCGTCGGCGCGGCCATAGCCGACGTCATCAATGTAAATGGTCCCGCTCCCACCGGCCGTCGGGCTCGTGCGGCTGCCGACGCCGATCGCTATCGCCTGAACCCGGCTCAGCGTAACGCCGGGGAACGCGCTCAGCGGGATTCGCCACTGCTGCCATTCGGTCGCCCGGACGGCCTCAGCACTCTCATGGACGACAGTCGCGGAGTGTCCGGCGTTGTCTTTCAGTGAGAGGTACACGGTCTGCGGCGAGTTCGTCGCCTGGCCCCGGAAATACAGGCGCAGGCTGTCGGCGCCGCCGACCGTCCAGTCCTGCGGCCCGGCAAAGGTCCGCTCGGCCTCCGAGTAGAACGGCGAGACCGTATTGTCGTATTGCAGCGGCATCGACTGCCGCCCGCTGTGGACGATCGTCCGCTCGGCGAAGGGCGCCTCGAGGTAGCCCAC containing:
- a CDS encoding glycosyltransferase; its protein translation is MATNGRLVHLEDYEQFIGPEATERICRKKEPLNGFHLTHVNSTYYGGGVATLLSSLTLLMNSVGIKAGWRVMQGSPDFFGVTKKMHNALQGGEINLSERKKRLYEEVVYENVVRNHLDHDMVIVHDPQPLGMVRHYHKKGPWVWRCHIDLSRPSPELWQYMSEHVEHYDAVIFSIAEYRQKLRTPQLFFMPAIDPFSIKNREFSDEETDERLAHYDIPTDLPLVVQISRFDRWKDPKGVIEAFRMARKEVDATLVLLGNVATDDPEGAEVYESLLECREERIIILSREDTALVNALQRRAAVVLQKSIREGFGLTVAEAMWKGTPVIGGNVGGIRYQIEDGVNGFLVSSVEEAANRIVQLVKDESLRRQMGAKARETVRDKFLLSRLLEQYLDLMNAFETVYRLRSGHGGR
- a CDS encoding Gfo/Idh/MocA family protein, which produces MAHKQKWTRRELLKSSAVAAGTLVLTGTPGSLTYAQGSDTIRVGVVGCGGRGSGAAHDCVNSSPGVKIVALADAFGDRIAKLKGDFSVPDDRCFVGLDSYKKLMALDDVNFVILAAPPGFRPPHLAEAIRQGKHVFMEKPVAVCPAGIKVVIEASELAEQKGLGIVAGTQRRHQFEYVETMKRVLDGAIGEIVSAQCYWNMGGLWCHKRRPGESDVEWQMRNWLYFTWLSGDHIVEQHVHNLDVVNWAFGDVLPETVHGIGGRQYRTGEEYGHIFDHFGVEFSYPGDVRTISTCRQIEGTAGNVSERVVGTKGWTNCSGRIEGENAWRYSGPRSNPYVQEHTDLIASIRSGKPLNEGKTVAGSTLCAIMGRESAYSRQQFKTSWFTSRCTLDLLPSPDLKLSDSMPVPAVAIPGQYELLGFPQRQRRG
- the galT gene encoding galactose-1-phosphate uridylyltransferase, which gives rise to MLTNRWVVYAPGRARRPSEMEPAEPVAGELPEKDARCPFCIGNESMIPPILFELPADDSHRWQTRVVPNKYPAFCPDVDVAGKNVGPYRTTTNYGRHEVVIETPFHNRDVPLMAPAEVESVIETYARRTSDLFRIDEAIEAVVVFRNHGRLAGTSLLHPHSQIVATGLVPESVAHHEAVAAEYYRENGRCVLCEMLEYERADGARTVYENDSFLSWVPFAAEVPCEVWIVPKQHCATFSSIVPQERKHLAAALKHALQRLHDVLGDPDYNYVIRSASRQGTIAPHLHWLLQIRPRQTTPAGFEIGSGMQINPALPEEDAERLRGQ
- a CDS encoding Gfo/Idh/MocA family protein, producing the protein MASSEKDNSTLKQTAGAVATAAAIGQMAYAQGAGKIKVGLLGCGGRGNGAMRQCLEADPGIEIIALADLFESKVRSTRDRIMRDEKYTGRIKIDDDHLYWGYDCHEKLAKCEADLLLMATAPAFRPRQMMAAIKAGKHVFTEKPIATDVAGCKEFMAASKLAKDKGLAIVCGTQRRHEFSRIELMKRIHDGAIGELVGGQCYWYGGGIWFRGASEGMSELDWQCENWYHFTWLSGDQICEQHIHNIDVLNWCFDGPPAKFMAVGGRQWRDHNEGQVRTAKEVCRKYTGSEENWEKYNGDIWDHVYAEFEYPNGARCLSFSGHSPGTGRNGEKIVGTKGTSDCNHNITGQNAWTYQGENVDGMLREHIDLINSIRSGNVLNEGQRIAESTLTAIGAYIAACTGQVITWDWLMNESKHSLVPSQADIMAGKPLYYPVPTGRDPLV
- a CDS encoding PRC-barrel domain-containing protein encodes the protein MLRSLRGLRDYAIGATDDEIGKVHSFLFDGRTWCIRYLVADTGRWLPGRKVLIAVSALGRPNWPDHIFPVALTKEQVKNAPDIDTDKPVSRQREIELHQHYGWAPYWGLGYGVPAGGVPLPPPVDPDDAKAATKGDPHLRSTREVTGYRIHASDGEIGRVEDFIASDENWIIRYLVVDTRKWLPGRTVLIPPDWAREIRWDDQAVHVDVAKEKVRNAPAYDSSAGVNREYEIQMYDYYGRPNYWP
- a CDS encoding SMP-30/gluconolactonase/LRE family protein, which codes for MIARALAIVSVLVMVAAVSAAQDSVVSPGAEMTKLAGGFRFTEGPAADAEGNIYFTDIPNNRILKWAVEAGQLSTFREDSGGANGLYFDREGNLLVCEGSGGRLVAISPDGKLTVLADTYDGKAFNSPNDLWIDPKGGVYFTDPRYGSRDNLPQDGEHVYYLTPDRTKVIRVIDDMVRPNGLIGTRDGRLLYVADHGDSKTFVYTVNEDGTLSGKKLFAPEGSDGMTIDNRGNIYLTTRVVAVYSSEGEKIEEIKVPEGPANLTFGGADRRTLFITARTSLYRIPLAVRGIRTPVMPARERGARQRQR
- a CDS encoding prolyl oligopeptidase family serine peptidase, with the translated sequence MGLLLGVFAFLSMASDWLPPESIRPFFEPPAAFVGDLGVYRSPLMFDDGSPVETPEDWPRRREEILAAWRDWLGDWPPLIASPEIRYLEQTERDGVAQHKVRVEIAPGKQTAAGYLLVPDGAGPFPAVLVVYYDAETGVGLGRELRDFGYQLALRGFVALSIGTPEFASLDAPYKPLWDVPTGRPPLQPLSALAYVAANCHTALANLPQVDPDRIGVVGHSYGGKWAMFASCLYDRFACAAWSDPGIVFDEARPNVNYWEPWYLGWDPDVQRQRGVPSETSLRTGPYRQMVETGRDLHELHALMAPRPFLVSGGAEDPPDRWRALNHTVAVNTLLGRSHRVAMTNRQTHAPTAESNSRIYEFLAYCLGSKR